The sequence below is a genomic window from Ignavibacteriales bacterium.
GTTCAACTGATATTCTTTCTTCAGCTTCTGCTACAGCAGCATTTAACGTTGGAACAACAGTAACTTTGGACTTTGCTGGTGCTGGTTACTTAAATGCACATGATCCAGCAACAACTTTAGGATCAGGTGGTTTAACTTCAACAACTAATGCAACAGTTATTGCTACTTCTACTGCAAACCTGACTGCTGACGTAAAAGCAGCCTTAGGAAGAATTGGTAACCTTACTCAGACTCTTGATAGTAAGGATGATTTCCTTGCAGCAGCTATATCAAACAATACAGCAGCTATAAGCAAGCTGTTTGATGCAGATATGGCTATGGAACAATTGAATGCTACCAAGGGGCAAATCGGTCAACAGATTGGTACATCGATGTTAGCTCAGCTTAACATAGCTCCTCAGAACATTCTGTCCCTGTTTCGTTAATGATGAGTTTCTAGATTTCACTCCCCCGGTTTACGCCGGGGGTTTCTTATTATCCTTTAATCTAGGGGAAGAAACACCAAATGCATAATCCGTCTCTTGCTTACAAAAACCAAAGCCGAACTAACCAATACCTGGTTAATGAAGTAATGGAGGCTACTCCTCAACAACTGCTGATAAAACTTTATGACATTGCTATTGTCAGCTGTCAGAAACAAGATATGATCAGAACCAACAAGGCAATTCAGGAATTGACT
It includes:
- a CDS encoding flagellar protein FliS; amino-acid sequence: MHNPSLAYKNQSRTNQYLVNEVMEATPQQLLIKLYDIAIVSCQKQDMIRTNKAIQELTNALNFNDDGAKEVSIGLLRLYQFCQDQMRKNNFDVVKKILTELRDSWISAFNK
- a CDS encoding flagellar biosynthesis protein FliC gives rise to the protein MGFSVNTNLSALNAYNALAKVNAQTERAQLRLATQKRINSVADDTSGFNIGKTLESSNGVMTAQRGNISSAKNYLSTAESALLQVVDKINAIVAKQVDASDPLKDQAAIANDIRTIAGEISSILSNTKIGSTDILSSASATAAFNVGTTVTLDFAGAGYLNAHDPATTLGSGGLTSTTNATVIATSTANLTADVKAALGRIGNLTQTLDSKDDFLAAAISNNTAAISKLFDADMAMEQLNATKGQIGQQIGTSMLAQLNIAPQNILSLFR